A single window of Plasmodium malariae genome assembly, chromosome: 8 DNA harbors:
- the PmUG01_08050900 gene encoding conserved Plasmodium protein, unknown function, translating to MMNSYADDNVQVMNNSDDVLQNAEMNDSTSGHNVNDGYRNNNNVDDEYRNGGSYYEKENYQAGYDVDNNHRNDSNDRNDLAQGACGDNYMYDMNFNNNSNKELLLNVDKKKKKNKYDNMFNVKNEKKGEEIKDIPYCSFNNFEEGALGIGGAAGVGAAAMIMNNEEDLNESNDYNSFNKEKLKKMDRKKKKILEKNKKKKKEDSNNNNNSTLDDKKFSEVYNSIYENLKKKKEIKQNNNEGNYTNKNDYYEINYNSSDQVNSVSSVDDDSLFNDDVLKKYIIGQVLNIIRTSFHWAITSFFLIFLFEHFSIFYVYRLVSFLTLFLFTPVSIYLVKKRSIKFFLIATNTVRLVIWGFCIPFLYTLYTDEIKKYYINRFYELIFAILLIVDNIQVNISNLIDIDNNGIDFLSKKYDLKINEKAKRKFLTLHQFFFDASFIVVNPLIIFIMYLFSNFFNDIYLRDVFVYLSSFIFAVITIITLVVYASGLEQAERSLRRNSTNDHNYQSQNTVDSIEDGNEEKDYNNENDFERYYEKQNNKNEKYVTYNNYPNIYNDQTKKYLTDRSHVEYDHYNNNNELSLNDQYKKQFSELYNNILRIKNEKTLLFYICSLSYLNSVEDIMILMLIPLTSIYVSEFFYINNIFLQVVVAVILISLTKCFENISYYSNKKNIIALKDIFIGIILSGASLLFFFFPFLMINRLNIYSFLMFYIICCLFYFFFSTNLKTTLSLNLQKYVKESKSDIYNFVGLFMSFVNLIFVILTSFFLSILDNFVINYVIICFFLILLLGLFYLWAHFTLRKGNN from the exons ATGATGAATTCATACGCAGACGATAATGTACAAGTTATGAACAATTCAGATGATGTACTTCAAAACGCAGAAATGAATGATTCGACTTCAGGTCACAATGTGAATGATGgttatagaaataataataatgtagatGATGAATATAGGAATGGAGGGAGTTActatgaaaaggaaaattaccAAGCAGGATACGATGTAGATAATAATCATAGAAATGATTCTAATGATCGAAATGACTTAGCACAAGGAGCTTGTGGTGacaattatatgtatgaCATGAACTTTAACAACAATtcaaataaagaattattgttaaatgtagataagaaaaagaaaaaaaataaatacgatAACATGTTcaatgtaaaaaatgaaaagaaaggtgaagaaataaaagacaTTCCTTACTGCTCCTTCAACAATTTTGAGGAAGGTGCACTTGGAATAGGAGGAGCAGCAGGTGTAGGTGCAGCAGCGATGATAATGAATAATGAAGAAGATCTAAATGAGAGTAATGATTAcaattcatttaataaagagaagttgaaaaaaatggataggaagaaaaaaaagatacttgaaaagaataagaagaaaaaaaaggaggatagtaataataataataatagtacatTAGATGACAAAAAGTTTAGTGAAGTGTATAATtctatatatgaaaatttaaagaaaaaaaaagaaattaaacaaaacaaTAATGAAGGtaattatacaaataaaaatgattactACGAAATCAATTACAATTCTTCAGATCAAGTTAATTCTGTATCAAGTGTAGATGATGATTCTCTTTTTAATGAtgatgttttaaaaaaatatattattggtCAGgtgttaaatataataagaacaTCATTCCATTGGGctattacttctttttttttaatatttttatttgagcatttttcaatattttatgtatataggTTAGTATCATTTCTtaccttatttttatttacccctgtatctatatatttagtaAAGAAAAGGAgtataaaattctttttaatagcAACCAACACAGTTCGGTTAGTTATATGGGGATTCTGTATACCGTTCTTATATACGCTTTATACAGATGagataaaaaagtattacaTAAACCGGTTTTATGAACTGATTTTTGCCATATTACTAATTGTTGACAACATACAAGTGAATATATCAAATTTAATTGATATTGATAATAATGGTATAGATTTTTTATCCAAAAAATATGACCTCAAGATTAATGAGAAGGCAAAAAGGAAATTCCTCACATTACATCAGTTTTTCTTCGATGCATCTTTTATAGTTGTAAACCCattgattatttttattatgtacttGTTcagcaatttttttaatgatatatatctTAGAGAcgtttttgtatatttgtcttctttcatttttgctGTCATAACGATTATAACATTAGTTGTATATGCATCAGGTCTAGAACAAGCAGAGAGATCATTAAGGAGGAATAGCACTAATGACCATAACTACCAATCACAAAATACAGTAGATAGTATTGAAGACGGAAATGAAGAAAAGGATTATAACAATGAAAACGATTTTGAAAgatattatgaaaaacaaaataataaaaatgagaaatatGTAACGTATAATAACTatcctaatatatataatgaccAAACGAAAAAATACTTAACTGATAGATCACATGTTGAATATgatcattataataataataatgagtTGTCACTTAATGATCAGTATAAAAAGCAGTTTtcagaattatataataatattttacgtATTAAAAATGAGAAGACGTTgctattttatatttgttccTTGTCTTATTTAAATAGTGTAGAGGATATAATGATTCTAATGCTCATTCCGTTAACGTCTATCTATGTGTCAGagtttttttacataaacaACATATTCCTTCAGGTTGTTGTTGCAGTTATATTGATATCGTTGACAAAGTGCTTTGAAAACATATCTTACTATTCGAACAAAAAGAACATCATAGCGCTCAAGGACATTTTTAT aGGAATCATCCTATCGGGAGCCTccttattgttttttttcttcccctTTTTGATGATAAATCGTTTGAACATTTACAGCTTTTTAATGTTCTACATAATTTGTTGTTtattctacttttttttctcaacGAATCTTAAGACAAC GCTGTCGCTAAACTTGCAGAAATACGTAAAGGAGTCGAAGTCAGACATTTACAATTTCGTCGGACTGTTCATGTCAtttgttaatttaatatttgtcATTTTAACCTCCTTCTTTTTGTCAATATTggataattttgttattaactatgtaattatatgtttctttttaattttgctaTTAGGCCTGTTTTATTTGTGGGCGCATTTTACCTTAAGAAAGGGCAATAATTAG
- the PmUG01_08051000 gene encoding conserved Plasmodium protein, unknown function produces the protein MLNENDAFGSRFKEKGGVFIESDDDNFEQIDSYQSSINYNNGKEHFVEINSFQNNAYCLNSREKKNLKDDDLFRTLNDTFCTTNFKMDQENLKEKNGKKYLMPYNNSNKITNSEKVLHNYNKAKEDLDEMNNNIISFNYEKEATSTDMVYDAFLNDDNYCKSRSTSVNFTDSSEYCNMFPTRGVKDPKSYPVRSSNKENWKGINNDDNNYDNDNDNNNNDNNDDNNDDNNDDNDNNNNNNNDDNNYDNDNNNNNDDNNYDNDNDNNNNDNNDDNNNDISDNHTDKHYMNDSDDCANNSIMNMNSYKDSNNYTHSNNCNDRNNTNNCEHGNLDEYDYSNSSNDTTTNNTTTTNNTTINNTTITNNNSNSNNTTTNNNSNSSNNNSNNNTTTNNTTINNSNSNSNNSNNNDNCDESGDRNCDNIRDDNRSSSNRSSGNRSSGNRSSGNRSSGNRSSSNRSSGNRSSGNRSSGNRSSGNRSSSNISNYNLCDGNMSYGINIEKVYENEENNFINVGDEEEYKRKEEDTNEDENNNDEISDRENSTDRNNTDLCNPDLNNSDEVKKDHLNTHIVSGDDKDSRVNTPNRKDNSEINNKCSNLDANDKDRLINKRSCIDDNEQVDNCYNNKDETDGSIPINNNNENVHLNNKCTHLLEEINELKKSMENMKKEKICLLSKFKAYTLNNKKEFEELKMKCKYNEEEIAKYSSEIKRKEEEIEKWSSKYTEEMITYKKALEQQNNLHNELCKKYDFEQDTNYKLQKEISSHIDEINKLDEENKILKIQLEEKEAIIYALEQENDDKMNKHKQKQDVLDCNLTDNDVLFCFATDNSRLICFKQNKEYFIIPQNIFEERHGNIKIPACVQDIFQNELNECKKMEALNFNKIQEEKLEIEKEYNEYKIKVSTLINETNENYKSLEEKDSLIQDLNNTILKYEQDKETYKKEITNLIEKCKLLELEICKEKNLREQQNVAIVDLKKQIKKEKMELEKKFKEQFDMETQKKISQIKEIYENKEKLLQDKIEALLYKIEKLTFSNEGKRKTSENFSQFNENENLDSCEKGKNEMDQADEWTGKDNDEENRSVQNLGVQNHTVDSFNSPKRLPSADSTLLEKNRESDDTKIPIYPNEYKKLKKKLETYEFIINEEKRDKKNLQEQINSLKSQIKNYESISGNYEHVTYQKNILLNFISQIPAGVKIDDYVSVIYNSFNFSNKEIELINSKRSKK, from the coding sequence ATGCTGAATGAAAATGACGCGTTCGGAAGCCGCTTTAAAGAAAAGGGCGGCGTGTTCATAGAAAGTGATGATGATAATTTTGAACAAATCGATAGCTATCAAAGTAGTATAAATTACAACAACGGAAAGGAACACTTTGTAGaaataaattcttttcaaaataatgCTTATTGTCTTAATtcaagagaaaaaaaaaatttaaaagatgaTGACTTGTTCAGAACTTTAAATGACACTTTTTGCACaactaattttaaaatggatcaagaaaatttaaaggaaaaaaatggaaaaaaatatttgatgccatataataacagtaataaaaTTACCAATTCGGAGAAGGTTTTACATAATTACAATAAAGCAAAAGAAGATCTCGatgaaatgaataataatataatctCATTTAACTATGAAAAGGAAGCAACGTCCACTGATATGGTATACGAtgcatttttaaatgatgatAATTATTGTAAATCTCGGAGCACTTCTGTTAATTTTACAGATAGTTCAGAATACTGCAATATGTTCCCAACAAGAGGGGTCAAAGACCCCAAAAGTTACCCAGTAAGGAGCAGTAACAAGGAAAATTGGAAAGGAATcaataatgatgataataattatgataatgataatgataataataataatgataataatgatgataataatgatgataataatgatgataatgataataataataataataataatgatgataataattatgataatgataataataataataatgatgataataattatgataatgacaatgataataataataatgataataatgatgataataataatgatattagTGATAATCATACTGATAAGCATTACATGAACGATAGTGACGACTGTGCGAATAACAGCATCATGAACATGAACAGTTACAAGGACAGCAATAATTATACACATAGTAATAATTGTAATGACAGAAACAACACTAACAATTGTGAGCATGGCAATTTGGATGAGTATGACTATAGCAATAGCAGTAATGATACTACTACTAAtaatactactactactaataatactactattaataatactactattactaataataatagtaatagtaataatactactactaataataatagtaatagcagtaataataatagtaataataatactactactaataatactactattaataatagtaatagtaatagtaataatagtaataataatgacaaCTGCGATGAAAGTGGGGATCGTAATTGTGATAACATAAGGGACGATAACAGAAGTAGTAGTAACAGAAGTAGTGGTAACAGAAGTAGTGGTAACAGAAGTAGTGGTAACAGAAGTAGTGGTAACAGAAGTAGTAGTAACAGAAGTAGTGGTAACAGAAGTAGTGGTAACAGAAGTAGTGGTAACAGAAGTAGTGGTAACAgaagtagtagtaatataaGCAACTATAACTTATGCGACGGTAACATGAGTTATGGTattaatattgaaaaagtGTATGAGAATGAGgaaaacaattttattaatgtagGTGATGAAGAGGAGTATAAAAGGAAAGAGGAAGATACGAATGaggatgaaaataataacgATGAAATTAGCGACAGAGAAAATAGTACTGATAGAAATAACACTGATCTATGTAACCCTGATCTAAATAACTCTGATGAAGTTAAGAAGGATCACTTAAACACGCACATCGTTAGTGGGGATGATAAGGACAGCCGTGTCAATACTCCCAACCGAAAGGATAATTCggaaataaataacaaatgttCTAACTTGGATGCTAATGACAAAGATCGCCTTATAAACAAGAGAAGTTGCATAGATGATAACGAGCAAGTAGACAACTGTTATAATAACAAGGACGAAACCGATGGATCTATTCCAATTAATAACAACAATGAAAAtgtacatttaaataataaatgcacACATTTACTTGAAGAAATAAATGAGTTGAAAAAATCGAtggaaaatatgaaaaaggaaaaaatttgtCTTCTATCGAAATTTAAGGCATACaccttaaataataaaaaagaatttgaagaattaaaaatgaaatgtaaatataatgaagaagaaatagcaaaatattcaagtgaaattaaaagaaaggaagaagaaatagaaaaatggAGCTCTAAATATACAGAAGAAAtgattacatataaaaaggCTTTAGAACAGCAAAATAATCTTCATAATGagttatgtaaaaaatatgacttTGAACAGGAcacaaattataaattacaaaaggAAATTAGTTCGCATATTGATGAGATAAACAAACTGGacgaagaaaataaaattttgaaaatacagttagaagaaaaagaagcgATAATTTACGCATTAGAACAGGAGAACGATGATAAAATGAACAAGCATAAGCAGAAGCAGGATGTGCTGGATTGTAATTTAACGGATAACGACGTTTTGTTCTGCTTTGCTACGGACAATAGTCGCCTTATATGCTTCAAACAAAATAAggaatattttatcattccACAAAACATTTTTGAAGAGAGGCatggaaatattaaaattccTGCATGTGTTCAGGACATTTTTCAAAACGAATTAAatgaatgtaaaaaaatggaagcattaaattttaataaaatacaagAAGAGAAATTagaaattgaaaaagaatataacgAGTATAAAATCAAAGTGAGTACTTTAATTAATGAAAcgaatgaaaattataaaagtttGGAGGAAAAGGATTCCCTTATTCAAGATTTAAACAATaccatattaaaatatgaacaagaCAAGGAGActtataaaaaggaaattacgAATCTCATTGAGAAATGTAAACTCCTTGAGTTAGAAatatgtaaagaaaaaaatttgagaGAACAGCAAAATGTAGCTATAgtagatttaaaaaaacaaataaaaaaggaaaaaatggaattagaaaaaaagtttaaagaACAGTTCGATATGGAAACGCAAAAGAAGATTAGTcaaattaaagaaatatatgaaaataaagaaaagttATTGCAAGATAAGATTGAAGCTTTGTTATACAAAATTGAAAAGTTGACTTTTTCGAatgaaggaaaaagaaaaacatcgGAAAATTTTAGccaatttaatgaaaatgaaaatttggACAGTTgtgaaaaaggaaagaatgAAATGGATCAGGCAGATGAGTGGACGGGTAAGGACAATGATGAGGAAAATCGTAGTGTGCAAAATCTCGGTGTGCAAAATCATACGGTTGATAGTTTTAATTCTCCAAAGCGCTTACCCTCAGCAGACTCAACTTTGctggaaaaaaatagagaaagCGATGACACAAAGATACCAATTTATCCAAATgagtataaaaaattaaaaaaaaaattagaaacctacgaatttataataaatgaagaaaagagagataaaaaaaacttacaagaacaaattaattctttaaaaagtcaaataaaaaattatgaatcgATCAGCGgaaattatgaacatgtcACGTATcagaaaaatattcttttaaatttcatttcACAAATCCCCGCCGGGGTTAAAATTGACGACTATGTCTCAGTCATTTATAACtcgtttaatttttcaaataaagaAATTGAATTAATTAACTCAAAAAGATCAAAAAAGTGA
- the PmUG01_08050800 gene encoding conserved Plasmodium protein, unknown function translates to MAFMFKREGCYSKNRLSELFRKNKSFVNQLMYDLTSFHYENYMKKKIHKNIMNNYNNIEKIQSMLNLINGDKENAFKIKTGHFYFRSGVSVITPHIHQTNEFAENNNYMYNFKNIKKKYLKEVYDSYKHKIGGTDPSVPVFYKHK, encoded by the exons ATGGCGTTTATGTTTAAGCGAGAAGGCTGTTACAGCAAAAACAGACTAAGCgaattatttagaaaaaataaaagcttTGTCAATCAGCTGATGTACGATTTAACGTCATTTCATTAcgaaaattatatgaaaaagaaaattcacaaaaatattatgaacaattacaata atattgaaaaaatacaGTCGATGCTAAATTTAATAAACGGTGATAAAGAAAAtgcttttaaaattaaaacag gCCACTTTTACTTTCGCAGTGGGGTTTCAGTTATAACTCCACATATACATCAAACCAACGAATTTGCCgagaataataattacatgtacaattttaaaaacattaaaaaaaagtacttGAAAGAAGTGTACGATTCGTATAAGCACAAAATTGGTGGAACAGATCCGTCCGTTCCTGTTTTTTACAAGCATAAGTAG